A genomic window from Candidatus Poribacteria bacterium includes:
- a CDS encoding NADH-quinone oxidoreductase subunit J — MNAEQILFILFGAVSLIGAIAVISFRHPIYSALSLIVTFFAQAGLFVLLGAHFVAAVQVIVYAGAIMVLFLFVIMLLNLGTLSAKGAIGTKLKGFAVILGILLAAEGIYIAMNALNDTAVAAAEPAAAVTTTTYDIGELLFSKYLLPFEVTSLILLAALIGVIVLVKREGQEEN, encoded by the coding sequence ATGAATGCAGAACAGATTCTATTTATTCTCTTTGGAGCGGTCTCGCTGATTGGCGCGATTGCTGTCATCTCGTTTCGACATCCGATTTATAGCGCGCTGTCGCTTATTGTAACGTTTTTCGCACAAGCAGGTCTTTTTGTCCTGCTGGGTGCACATTTCGTTGCAGCTGTGCAAGTCATCGTCTATGCCGGCGCGATTATGGTCCTGTTCCTCTTTGTGATTATGCTCTTGAACCTGGGGACACTCTCGGCGAAAGGGGCTATTGGAACGAAACTGAAGGGATTCGCTGTTATTTTGGGCATCCTCCTTGCCGCCGAAGGCATTTATATTGCAATGAATGCACTCAACGATACCGCAGTGGCAGCGGCAGAACCTGCGGCAGCGGTAACGACAACCACTTATGATATTGGTGAACTCTTGTTCAGCAAGTACCTTTTACCGTTTGAGGTTACCTCGCTTATCTTGTTGGCAGCATTGATTGGCGTTATCGTTTTGGTAAAACGCGAAGGGCAAGAAGAAAACTAA
- a CDS encoding DUF5069 domain-containing protein — protein MKQKTFRPRDMLNKEVAVICGVARLTDKARAAHAGEIGRYKYGADSKQDTAILSFLNISAEAFQEVAVQIDNDVKLGAWILDNCGRSDKDISTFNRKLRTWWKNKIPADSFSKRRRELGQQEENRMRYWLYPWFWR, from the coding sequence ATGAAACAGAAAACTTTTCGACCACGGGATATGCTCAACAAAGAAGTTGCCGTGATCTGTGGGGTCGCCAGGTTGACAGATAAAGCACGAGCTGCCCACGCTGGAGAAATCGGACGTTATAAATACGGTGCTGATTCCAAACAAGATACTGCGATTTTATCCTTTCTCAATATCTCAGCGGAGGCTTTTCAGGAAGTTGCTGTGCAAATCGACAATGATGTCAAATTGGGTGCGTGGATTCTGGACAACTGTGGAAGATCAGATAAAGATATTTCCACCTTCAACCGTAAGTTAAGAACTTGGTGGAAAAATAAAATACCTGCAGACAGTTTCTCGAAACGCCGCCGCGAATTGGGGCAGCAAGAAGAAAATAGGATGCGGTATTGGCTTTACCCTTGGTTCTGGCGGTGA
- the nuoH gene encoding NADH-quinone oxidoreductase subunit NuoH, translating to MENFPLVLVISSIVKILIVVHMLLIGVMLMIWAERRVSGWMQDRLGPNRVGPQGLLQPVADGLKFLFKEDLIPDHVDKPLYVMAPAMLLVPALVTVAVVPFGSSITVFGHEIPLQIADINIGILYVLAITSLGVYGVVLGAWASNNKYSLLGGLRSSAQMISYELTLGLAIIGLLMLTSSLSLREIANEQGAYPWQWNFLIHFPAFLAFTTAMFAETNRLPFDLAEAEQELVAGYHTEYSSMKFAMFFMAEYMNMIVGSAVTVTLFLGGWHFFGLENMGGPVWSGLISFGIFFVKTAIFLFVFIWVRWTLPRFRYDQLMNLGWKFLLPVALSSIVVTGILWITTNSRLIVGIGNVVSAFIVVSIVAGLLVMSTPKPAIQDSDNQLTPTALDAIE from the coding sequence ATGGAAAATTTCCCTCTCGTTTTAGTCATCAGTTCAATCGTCAAGATTCTCATCGTCGTCCATATGTTGCTTATTGGCGTGATGTTAATGATCTGGGCGGAACGGCGGGTGAGCGGATGGATGCAGGATCGGTTGGGACCTAACAGGGTTGGACCACAAGGACTGCTCCAACCTGTCGCAGATGGGCTTAAGTTCTTGTTTAAAGAGGACCTTATCCCAGATCATGTAGATAAACCGCTTTATGTAATGGCACCCGCAATGCTGTTAGTCCCAGCGCTTGTTACAGTTGCTGTTGTGCCATTTGGGAGTTCTATTACGGTATTCGGACATGAAATACCGCTCCAGATTGCAGATATCAACATCGGTATTCTGTATGTATTGGCGATAACATCCCTTGGGGTCTACGGTGTTGTCCTCGGGGCATGGGCATCTAATAACAAATATTCACTGCTGGGCGGTTTACGTTCCTCTGCACAGATGATTAGTTACGAGCTAACACTCGGGTTGGCAATCATCGGTCTGCTGATGCTAACGAGTTCTCTCAGCCTTCGTGAAATCGCAAACGAGCAAGGCGCGTACCCATGGCAGTGGAATTTCCTGATTCATTTCCCTGCATTTCTGGCGTTTACAACAGCGATGTTTGCGGAAACGAATCGATTGCCTTTTGATCTCGCTGAAGCGGAGCAGGAGCTTGTCGCAGGGTATCACACTGAATACAGTAGCATGAAATTTGCGATGTTTTTTATGGCTGAATATATGAACATGATTGTCGGTTCTGCCGTAACAGTGACGCTCTTCTTAGGCGGATGGCATTTCTTTGGTTTAGAAAATATGGGCGGTCCTGTATGGAGCGGACTCATCTCGTTCGGCATCTTTTTTGTTAAAACAGCGATTTTCCTGTTCGTATTTATCTGGGTGCGTTGGACGCTTCCTCGATTCCGCTATGACCAACTCATGAACTTGGGTTGGAAATTCCTATTGCCTGTTGCCTTGAGTTCAATCGTCGTAACCGGCATTTTATGGATAACGACCAACTCTCGTCTGATCGTAGGTATCGGAAATGTGGTTTCCGCGTTTATTGTTGTATCCATTGTCGCAGGACTCCTTGTCATGAGCACACCTAAGCCGGCAATCCAAGATAGTGACAATCAGCTTACCCCAACCGCTCTCGACGCAATAGAATAG
- the nuoL gene encoding NADH-quinone oxidoreductase subunit L produces the protein MTIELIVILLVAPLVGFLINGLLGLAENKGLKGNEQLSGWIGSLAVLVSLVCSIIAFASLHGGAAPFDETLYEWITGESFAFNIGFRVDALTSVMLLVITGVGFLIHVYSIGYMHGDEGYTRYFAYLNLFVFAMLILVLGNNYLMMFVGWEGVGLCSYLLIGFWYEKQTATDAGKKAFIVNRIGDFGFLLGMFTLFAAFGTLDFASIFDAAEADNFQKVFGASTLVIATLLLFVGAIGKSAQIPLYVWLPDAMEGPTPVSALIHAATMVTAGVYMIARSAVLYNIAHTGEVVAWVGVLTAFFAATIALTQNDIKRILAYSTVSQLGYMFLGVGVGAYASGVFHLVTHAFFKGLMFLTAGSVMHAMANELDMRRMGGLKAKMPITHWTFLVGALAIAGFPFLSGFWSKDEILHSAWGSSPLIYVIGLVTAFLTAFYMFRLIFVTFYGESRVEPEVASHLHESPPVMWVPLAILAIPSALIGLLLGWGGHESWFHHFTKSVFPEAHHEASGNVILFMVISSVVGLAGIAFAWSRYRERTPSEAPTNALHKLLVNKYYVDEVYNALIVQPIKNGSHYLLWRIVDNGIIDGIVNGVGSIIRFIGGTLRRLQTGIVQAYIVSMVLGIVLFLAYYLFFT, from the coding sequence ATGACAATAGAATTAATTGTTATCCTGTTAGTTGCCCCACTTGTTGGGTTCCTGATTAACGGGTTATTAGGACTTGCAGAAAATAAGGGGCTAAAAGGTAACGAGCAACTCAGCGGCTGGATAGGTTCGCTTGCGGTGCTTGTCTCTTTAGTCTGCTCGATTATCGCTTTTGCCAGTTTGCACGGCGGTGCTGCCCCGTTCGATGAAACCCTGTATGAATGGATTACAGGCGAGTCGTTCGCGTTCAATATCGGGTTCCGTGTAGACGCACTAACGTCAGTGATGTTGTTAGTGATTACGGGTGTCGGCTTTCTCATCCACGTCTATTCGATTGGCTACATGCATGGCGATGAAGGATATACACGCTATTTTGCCTATCTGAACCTATTCGTCTTTGCAATGTTAATCTTGGTCCTCGGAAATAACTATCTGATGATGTTCGTTGGGTGGGAGGGTGTTGGACTCTGCTCATATCTTCTCATAGGATTTTGGTATGAGAAGCAAACGGCGACGGATGCTGGAAAAAAGGCGTTCATCGTGAACCGGATTGGCGACTTCGGGTTCTTGCTGGGTATGTTTACGCTGTTCGCTGCGTTCGGAACCCTCGATTTCGCATCAATATTTGATGCCGCTGAGGCAGATAATTTTCAGAAAGTTTTTGGTGCCAGTACCCTCGTAATTGCTACTTTGCTACTCTTCGTTGGCGCGATAGGTAAATCGGCGCAGATTCCGCTCTATGTATGGCTCCCCGACGCAATGGAAGGTCCCACACCTGTCAGTGCTTTGATTCACGCTGCTACAATGGTGACAGCGGGTGTATATATGATAGCACGCTCGGCTGTGCTTTATAATATCGCACATACCGGCGAAGTGGTCGCGTGGGTCGGTGTTTTAACTGCCTTCTTCGCCGCAACGATCGCACTTACCCAGAACGATATAAAACGTATCCTCGCCTATTCTACTGTGAGTCAACTCGGTTATATGTTCCTTGGTGTTGGTGTTGGTGCTTATGCATCTGGTGTTTTCCACTTAGTGACACATGCCTTCTTTAAAGGGTTGATGTTCCTCACCGCTGGTAGTGTGATGCACGCGATGGCGAATGAATTGGATATGCGAAGGATGGGCGGCTTAAAGGCAAAGATGCCGATAACGCATTGGACTTTTTTAGTCGGTGCTCTTGCTATTGCGGGGTTTCCGTTTCTGAGCGGTTTCTGGAGCAAGGATGAAATCTTACACAGTGCATGGGGGAGTTCGCCACTTATTTACGTCATCGGCTTAGTCACGGCATTCTTGACGGCGTTTTATATGTTCCGTCTAATCTTTGTGACGTTTTATGGTGAATCTCGTGTTGAACCTGAAGTCGCTTCGCATCTGCACGAGTCACCACCCGTCATGTGGGTACCGCTCGCAATTCTGGCGATTCCTTCTGCCTTGATTGGCTTACTTTTGGGTTGGGGTGGACATGAAAGTTGGTTCCACCACTTCACGAAGAGTGTTTTTCCAGAGGCGCACCATGAGGCATCGGGTAATGTCATCTTATTTATGGTGATTTCATCTGTGGTCGGTTTGGCGGGAATTGCGTTTGCTTGGTCGCGCTATCGTGAAAGAACGCCATCTGAGGCGCCTACCAATGCGCTACACAAACTTCTTGTGAACAAGTACTATGTAGACGAGGTATACAACGCGCTCATTGTGCAACCGATTAAAAACGGTTCTCATTATCTGCTCTGGCGAATTGTCGATAACGGCATTATTGATGGGATTGTCAACGGTGTAGGATCTATTATCCGATTTATTGGTGGAACGTTGCGCCGCCTCCAGACAGGAATTGTCCAAGCGTATATTGTATCAATGGTTCTCGGAATAGTGTTATTCCTCGCATACTATCTGTTTTTTACGTAG
- the nuoK gene encoding NADH-quinone oxidoreductase subunit NuoK produces the protein MSLEYYLILSALLFTTGVIGVLIRRNAIIIFMCIELMLNAANLAFVAISRSLGEATGQVFVFFVMTVAAAEVAIGLAIIVSVFKHRQTINVDEVNSLKG, from the coding sequence ATGTCATTAGAGTATTATCTCATATTGAGCGCACTCTTGTTTACAACGGGAGTCATCGGCGTCCTCATCCGCAGGAACGCTATTATCATCTTTATGTGTATTGAGTTGATGCTGAATGCGGCGAATCTTGCCTTTGTGGCAATCAGTCGTAGTCTCGGTGAGGCAACCGGACAGGTGTTCGTTTTCTTTGTCATGACTGTTGCTGCCGCTGAGGTGGCGATTGGACTCGCAATTATTGTGAGTGTTTTCAAACATCGACAAACAATCAATGTAGATGAAGTTAATTCGTTGAAGGGCTAA